Proteins from a genomic interval of Pseudomonas sp. RC10:
- a CDS encoding LON peptidase substrate-binding domain-containing protein has product MSLPLFPLNAVLFPGCVLDLQIFEARYLDMISRCMKQGEGFGVVCITEGSEVGDVPEGFSQVGCEALVTDFQQQDNGLLGIRVVGGRRFRVVSAEAQRDNLLLADVEWLEEPQDKPLQEEDDDLVALLAALAEHPMVAALNMGLTASGQQSLSNQLAYLLPFAEEDKIELLEIDDAEERLDAIQDLLDEMQGDMQA; this is encoded by the coding sequence ATGTCGTTGCCGCTGTTTCCGCTGAACGCCGTGCTCTTTCCGGGGTGTGTACTCGATTTGCAGATTTTCGAGGCGCGCTACCTGGACATGATCAGCCGCTGCATGAAGCAGGGTGAAGGCTTCGGCGTGGTGTGCATCACCGAGGGCAGTGAAGTCGGTGACGTGCCTGAAGGATTCTCGCAGGTCGGTTGCGAAGCACTGGTGACTGACTTTCAACAGCAGGACAACGGCTTGCTGGGCATTCGCGTAGTGGGCGGTCGACGTTTCCGTGTTGTCAGCGCCGAGGCCCAGCGCGACAACCTGTTGTTGGCGGACGTCGAGTGGCTGGAAGAGCCGCAGGACAAGCCGTTGCAGGAAGAAGATGACGATCTGGTCGCGTTGCTGGCCGCTCTGGCCGAACATCCGATGGTGGCGGCATTGAACATGGGGCTCACGGCCAGTGGGCAGCAATCATTGTCGAACCAGTTGGCGTACCTGCTGCCGTTCGCGGAAGAAGACAAGATCGAACTGCTGGAAATAGACGACGCCGAAGAGCGGCTCGATGCGATTCAGGACCTGCTCGATGAGATGCAGGGGGATATGCAAGCCTGA
- a CDS encoding bifunctional DedA family/phosphatase PAP2 family protein, whose product MGSWLDGITSWLSANPSWLGAAVFLVSFLECMAIAGIIVPGTVALFAIAALAGSGILPLSEALLLGFLGGLLGDFISYFLGRRFHQNIRRLPGLRHHPEWIAGAETYFQRYGIASLLVGRFIGPLRPMLPMVAGMCDMPFVRFAAVSVIAAAGWSVAYILPGWATGAAFRLPLPEGFWPEAGVVAAALAVSLGVAIHASVQGKPYAIRLIAVLSLILLIAVFLGWPYLAHLDQGVMTLVQEHRSAAAENFVVLVTGLGDFRTQFCAAAVLLLILVATRQWRHAIFACSTTLGAAILNQTMKNTFARARPEVLAEPLVTYSMPSGHASASFALFMTLAVLAGRGQPARLRLTWLALGVIPAASICVSRVYLGVHWPTDVLAGMLLAFFTCATSLAFVQNKQSLPALPLRVWWLILPAIVLVLGGFAAHSLTHGLIRYEY is encoded by the coding sequence ATGGGCTCATGGCTCGACGGCATTACTTCATGGCTGAGCGCCAACCCCTCCTGGCTGGGCGCAGCGGTCTTTCTCGTGTCGTTTCTCGAATGCATGGCCATTGCTGGAATCATCGTGCCCGGCACCGTCGCGCTGTTCGCGATCGCCGCATTGGCGGGCAGTGGCATCCTGCCCCTGAGCGAAGCGCTGCTGCTGGGTTTCCTCGGCGGTTTGCTGGGTGACTTCATTTCTTACTTTCTGGGGCGACGTTTCCACCAGAACATTCGACGGCTTCCTGGATTGAGGCATCACCCCGAATGGATCGCGGGGGCGGAGACCTACTTTCAGCGCTACGGCATCGCAAGCCTTCTGGTCGGTCGCTTCATTGGTCCATTGCGCCCCATGCTGCCGATGGTGGCCGGGATGTGCGACATGCCGTTCGTGCGCTTCGCGGCCGTCAGCGTCATCGCGGCGGCGGGCTGGTCGGTGGCGTACATCCTGCCCGGCTGGGCGACCGGGGCAGCCTTTCGCTTGCCGCTGCCGGAAGGCTTCTGGCCCGAGGCCGGCGTGGTCGCTGCCGCGCTGGCGGTGTCCCTGGGCGTCGCCATTCATGCCAGCGTGCAAGGCAAGCCCTACGCCATTCGGCTGATCGCCGTGCTCAGCTTGATCCTGCTGATCGCGGTGTTTCTCGGCTGGCCGTATCTGGCGCACCTCGACCAAGGCGTCATGACATTGGTGCAGGAGCATCGCAGCGCCGCCGCGGAAAACTTCGTGGTGCTGGTGACTGGCTTGGGGGATTTCAGAACCCAGTTTTGTGCAGCTGCCGTGCTGCTGCTCATTCTGGTGGCCACCCGCCAGTGGCGTCATGCGATCTTCGCCTGCTCGACGACGCTGGGTGCGGCCATCCTCAACCAGACCATGAAAAACACCTTCGCTCGTGCCCGCCCCGAGGTTCTTGCCGAGCCACTGGTGACGTACAGCATGCCCAGCGGACATGCTTCGGCTTCGTTTGCGCTGTTCATGACGCTGGCAGTGCTGGCGGGTCGCGGGCAACCGGCGCGATTGCGATTGACGTGGCTGGCGCTGGGGGTGATCCCGGCGGCGTCGATTTGCGTGTCGCGGGTTTATCTGGGCGTGCACTGGCCTACGGATGTGCTGGCGGGGATGCTGCTGGCGTTTTTTACCTGCGCGACGAGCCTGGCATTCGTGCAGAACAAACAGTCGTTGCCTGCGCTGCCGTTGCGGGTGTGGTGGTTGATATTGCCAGCGATCGTTCTGGTGTTAGGTGGGTTTGCGGCGCATTCGCTGACCCATGGGTTGATCAGGTACGAATACTGA
- a CDS encoding DNA-3-methyladenine glycosylase: MPDHAHRALPDSFFNRDAQTLARDLLGKVVRHKVGELWLSARIIETEAYYLEEKGSHASLGYTEKRKALFLDGGHIYMYYARGGDSLNFSAGGPGNAVLIKSAYPWVDAFSDENSLAQMQLNNPDASGNLRAPERLCAGQTLLCKALVLKVPMWDGKRFDHEQIFVEDVGQPPERIIQATRLGIPSGRDEHLMYRFVDAAYARFCTRNPLRRGQVEGRDYFIIEQGN; this comes from the coding sequence ATGCCCGATCACGCCCACCGCGCCTTGCCCGACAGTTTCTTCAACCGCGATGCCCAGACCCTCGCCCGCGATTTGCTGGGCAAGGTTGTTCGGCACAAGGTCGGCGAATTATGGCTGTCGGCACGCATCATAGAGACAGAGGCCTATTACCTGGAGGAAAAAGGCAGCCATGCGTCCTTGGGCTACACAGAAAAACGTAAGGCTTTGTTTCTGGATGGCGGCCACATCTATATGTATTACGCCAGGGGTGGCGATTCGCTGAACTTCAGCGCCGGAGGGCCAGGCAACGCCGTGCTGATCAAATCGGCCTATCCGTGGGTCGACGCCTTCTCCGATGAAAACAGCCTCGCGCAGATGCAGCTGAACAATCCCGACGCCAGCGGCAATCTGCGAGCACCCGAGCGGCTGTGCGCGGGGCAGACGCTGCTGTGCAAGGCACTGGTTCTGAAAGTGCCGATGTGGGACGGCAAGCGCTTCGATCACGAGCAGATTTTCGTGGAAGACGTGGGCCAGCCGCCTGAGCGCATCATCCAGGCCACTCGCCTCGGGATTCCCTCCGGTCGAGACGAACACCTGATGTACCGCTTCGTGGATGCCGCGTACGCGCGTTTCTGCACGCGGAACCCGTTACGACGTGGCCAAGTCGAAGGCCGCGACTACTTCATCATCGAGCAAGGAAACTGA
- a CDS encoding glutamate-5-semialdehyde dehydrogenase yields the protein MTESVLDYMTRLGRAAREASRVIGRASTAQKNRALAATAAALDAARDELTAANEQDLAAGRANGLEPALLERLALTPARIDSMIAGLRQVASLPDPIGTIRDMNFQPSGIQVGKMRVPLGVVGIIYESRPNVTIDAASLCLKSGNATILRGGSEAIHSNRAIAACIQRGLDDAGLPAAVVQVVETTDRAAVGALITMPEYVDVIVPRGGKGLIERVSRDAKVPVIKHLDGICHVYVSAHADLAAAQRIAFNAKTYRYGICGAMETLLVDQAIAADFLPQMAAQFREKGVELRGCERTRELIEAIPATEEDWHTEYLAPILSIRIVTGLDQAIEHINHYGSHHSDAIISDSQAQTRRFMAEVDSSSVMINAPTSFADGFEYGLGAEIGISTDKIHARGPVGLEGLTCEKYIVVGDGRQLRGQGPA from the coding sequence ATGACTGAGTCCGTTCTTGACTACATGACCCGTCTGGGTCGCGCCGCCCGCGAAGCTTCGCGCGTGATCGGCCGCGCCAGCACCGCGCAGAAAAACCGCGCCCTGGCCGCCACCGCCGCTGCGCTGGATGCTGCCCGCGACGAACTGACCGCTGCCAATGAGCAGGATCTGGCGGCTGGTCGCGCCAACGGTCTGGAACCCGCACTGCTTGAACGTCTCGCCCTGACCCCGGCTCGCATCGACAGTATGATCGCCGGTTTGCGTCAGGTCGCCAGTCTGCCGGACCCGATTGGCACTATTCGTGACATGAACTTTCAGCCTTCGGGCATTCAGGTCGGCAAGATGCGCGTTCCACTGGGCGTGGTCGGCATCATCTATGAGTCGCGTCCGAACGTGACCATCGACGCCGCCAGCCTGTGCCTCAAGTCCGGCAACGCCACCATCCTGCGCGGCGGCTCCGAAGCCATTCACTCCAACCGTGCCATTGCCGCCTGCATCCAGCGCGGTCTCGATGACGCCGGTCTGCCTGCCGCCGTCGTGCAAGTCGTCGAGACCACCGACCGCGCTGCCGTGGGCGCCTTGATCACCATGCCGGAATACGTGGACGTCATCGTTCCTCGTGGCGGCAAGGGTTTGATCGAGCGCGTCAGTCGCGATGCCAAAGTGCCGGTCATCAAACACCTGGATGGCATCTGCCACGTTTACGTCAGTGCCCACGCAGATCTCGCGGCCGCCCAGCGCATTGCATTCAATGCCAAGACCTATCGCTACGGCATCTGCGGTGCGATGGAAACGCTGCTGGTCGATCAGGCCATCGCCGCTGATTTCCTGCCGCAAATGGCTGCCCAGTTCCGCGAGAAAGGCGTCGAATTGCGCGGTTGCGAGCGCACCCGTGAGCTGATTGAAGCCATCCCCGCAACCGAAGAAGACTGGCACACCGAATACCTGGCCCCGATCCTCTCGATCCGCATCGTGACCGGGCTGGATCAGGCCATCGAACACATCAACCACTACGGCTCGCACCACAGCGACGCAATCATCTCCGACTCTCAGGCTCAGACCCGTCGTTTCATGGCCGAAGTCGATTCCAGTTCGGTGATGATCAATGCGCCGACCAGTTTTGCGGACGGCTTCGAATACGGCCTTGGTGCTGAAATCGGGATTTCCACCGACAAGATTCACGCGCGTGGCCCGGTCGGTCTTGAAGGCCTGACGTGCGAGAAGTACATCGTGGTGGGCGACGGTCGTCAGCTGCGCGGGCAGGGGCCTGCCTGA
- the nadD gene encoding nicotinate-nucleotide adenylyltransferase, with amino-acid sequence MAEPAGEGVSVSRTPRRIGMLGGTFDPVHIGHLRGALEVAALLELDELRLTPSARPPHRDTPSVSAQDRLAMVQSAVQGVSPLTVDDRELLRDKPSYTIDTLESMRAELAVDDQLFLLLGWDAFCGLPTWHRWEELLEHCHIVVLQRPDADSESPDAMRNLLAARAVSDPKALKGPGGHITFVWQTPLSVSATQIRHLLASGKSVRFLVPDAVLAYIEAHGLYRAPN; translated from the coding sequence GTGGCCGAGCCTGCCGGAGAAGGGGTTTCTGTCTCACGCACGCCGAGACGTATCGGGATGCTGGGCGGGACGTTCGATCCTGTGCACATCGGTCATTTGCGCGGCGCACTGGAAGTGGCCGCGTTGCTTGAACTCGATGAGTTACGCCTGACGCCCAGCGCCAGGCCGCCTCATCGCGACACGCCCAGTGTGTCGGCGCAGGACCGTCTCGCGATGGTCCAGAGTGCTGTCCAGGGCGTTTCGCCATTGACGGTGGATGACCGCGAACTGTTGCGGGACAAGCCGTCGTACACCATCGACACGCTGGAATCGATGCGCGCTGAGCTGGCCGTCGATGATCAGCTGTTTTTGTTGCTGGGATGGGACGCCTTTTGCGGGCTGCCCACCTGGCATCGTTGGGAAGAGTTGCTGGAGCACTGCCATATCGTGGTGCTGCAACGCCCGGACGCCGACAGCGAGTCGCCGGACGCCATGCGTAACCTGCTGGCGGCGCGCGCAGTCAGTGACCCGAAAGCCCTGAAAGGGCCTGGCGGACACATTACATTCGTCTGGCAGACGCCGCTTTCGGTGTCTGCCACCCAGATCCGCCACCTGCTGGCCAGCGGGAAGTCGGTACGTTTTCTGGTGCCAGACGCAGTACTGGCCTACATCGAGGCACACGGGCTGTACCGTGCGCCCAATTGA
- the rsfS gene encoding ribosome silencing factor yields the protein MTQQKITLSGETLVELAKAALEDVKALDILVIDVKDKHSLTDYMVIATGTSNRQINAMLDKVRENVKAKGAQPLGEEGKGESDWVLLDLGDVIVHMMTAAARQFYDLERLWQGAEQSRAASGAHHSPETPHEHFDKLSKDQN from the coding sequence ATGACACAGCAAAAAATCACCCTTTCCGGCGAAACGCTGGTTGAACTGGCCAAGGCTGCGCTCGAAGACGTCAAGGCCCTGGACATCCTGGTCATCGACGTCAAGGACAAGCACAGCCTGACCGACTACATGGTGATCGCCACCGGTACGTCGAACCGTCAGATCAACGCGATGCTCGACAAGGTTCGCGAGAACGTCAAAGCCAAGGGCGCGCAGCCTCTGGGCGAAGAAGGCAAAGGCGAGAGCGACTGGGTGCTGCTCGACCTGGGCGACGTGATCGTACACATGATGACCGCCGCCGCTCGTCAGTTCTACGACCTGGAACGCCTGTGGCAGGGCGCCGAGCAGAGCCGTGCCGCCAGCGGCGCGCACCACAGCCCGGAAACGCCGCACGAGCATTTCGACAAGCTCAGCAAAGATCAGAACTAA
- the rlmH gene encoding 23S rRNA (pseudouridine(1915)-N(3))-methyltransferase RlmH codes for MRLRLIAVGSRMPKWVEEGWHEYAKRLPSELALELVEIPLNTRGKNADVARLIRQEGEAMLAKVQPGERIVTLEVHGKPWSTEQLATELDRWRLDSRTVNLMVGGPEGLAPEVCARAEQRWSLSPLTLPHPLVRILIGEQIYRAWTVLSGHPYHK; via the coding sequence GTGCGCCTGCGTCTGATTGCTGTCGGTTCACGCATGCCCAAGTGGGTGGAAGAGGGTTGGCACGAGTATGCCAAGCGTCTGCCATCCGAGCTGGCCCTTGAACTGGTAGAGATTCCGCTCAACACCCGAGGCAAGAACGCCGACGTGGCACGCCTGATCCGACAGGAAGGCGAGGCCATGCTGGCGAAAGTGCAACCGGGCGAGCGGATCGTCACGCTTGAGGTTCACGGCAAGCCGTGGAGCACCGAGCAGCTGGCAACGGAGCTTGATCGCTGGCGACTGGATTCGCGCACGGTCAACCTTATGGTGGGCGGTCCGGAAGGACTGGCGCCAGAGGTGTGCGCCCGCGCCGAGCAGCGTTGGTCGTTGTCGCCGTTGACGTTGCCGCACCCGTTGGTGCGCATCCTAATCGGTGAGCAGATTTATCGTGCCTGGACGGTATTGTCCGGTCACCCTTATCACAAGTAG
- the mrdA gene encoding penicillin-binding protein 2, which translates to MSQPIRLKDHEKDARLVRNRVVVGAVIVIVLICVLVARLYFLQVIQYEYHSTLSENNRVHVQPIPPSRGLIFDRNGVVIADNRPSFNLSMTRERSGGEWAKVLDTIVEVLELTPDDRIIFEKRMKQGRRPFEPVPILFELTEEQIARIAVNQFRLPGVEVVAQLMRHYPQGAHFAHSVGYMGRINEKELKSLDSVNYSGTHHMGKTGIERFYEPELHGQVGYEEVETNARGRVLRVLKRTDPVPGKDIVLSLDIQLQEAAEAALAGRRGAVVALDPNTGEVLAMVSQPSFDPNLFVTGISFKAYSELRDSVDRPLFNRILRGLYPPGSTIKPAVAIAGLDSGVVTASTRVFDPGYYMLPNYDHKYRNWNRTGDGWVDLDTAIMRSNDTYFYDLAHKVGIDRLSAYLNKFGIGQKVSLDMFEESPGLMPSRDWKRITRRQAWFPGETLILGIGQGYMQATPLQLAQATALVANKGKWNRPHLARTIEGQKPVDENPMPDIVLRDPSDWAKVNHGMQQVMHGARGTARKAAIGAQYRIAGKSGTAQVVAIRQGEKYDRSKVQERHRDHALFVGFAPADNPKIVVAVMIENGESGSGAAAPVVRQVMDAWLLDPQGRLKPEYAANTQPPETAAREE; encoded by the coding sequence ATGTCTCAGCCGATTCGCCTGAAAGACCACGAAAAGGACGCACGCCTTGTGCGCAACCGGGTCGTGGTCGGTGCTGTGATCGTGATCGTGCTGATCTGCGTGCTGGTGGCGCGTCTGTATTTTCTGCAGGTCATTCAGTACGAGTACCACTCGACGCTGTCGGAAAACAACCGGGTGCATGTGCAGCCGATCCCGCCAAGCCGCGGGCTGATTTTCGACCGCAACGGCGTGGTCATCGCCGACAACCGGCCCAGTTTCAACCTGAGCATGACCCGCGAGCGTTCGGGCGGGGAGTGGGCGAAGGTGCTCGACACCATCGTTGAGGTGCTGGAGCTCACGCCGGATGACCGGATCATCTTCGAGAAACGCATGAAGCAGGGGCGCCGGCCATTCGAGCCGGTGCCGATCCTGTTTGAGTTGACCGAAGAGCAGATCGCCCGCATCGCCGTGAATCAGTTCCGCCTGCCAGGCGTCGAGGTGGTCGCGCAATTGATGCGCCACTACCCGCAGGGCGCGCACTTCGCGCATTCGGTCGGCTACATGGGTCGGATCAACGAGAAAGAGCTGAAAAGCCTCGATTCGGTGAATTACAGCGGCACCCACCACATGGGTAAGACCGGCATCGAGCGTTTCTACGAACCGGAGCTGCACGGTCAGGTCGGTTACGAAGAAGTCGAAACCAACGCCCGTGGCCGTGTGTTGCGCGTGCTGAAACGTACCGATCCAGTCCCCGGCAAAGACATTGTCCTGAGCCTCGACATTCAATTGCAGGAAGCGGCCGAAGCCGCATTGGCCGGACGTCGCGGTGCGGTCGTGGCGCTGGACCCGAACACCGGTGAAGTGCTGGCAATGGTCAGTCAGCCGAGTTTCGACCCGAATCTGTTCGTCACCGGCATCAGCTTCAAGGCGTATTCAGAGTTGCGGGATTCGGTGGACCGTCCGCTGTTCAACCGCATTCTGCGCGGCCTGTACCCACCGGGCTCGACCATCAAGCCCGCCGTGGCCATTGCGGGCCTGGACTCCGGCGTCGTCACCGCCAGCACGCGGGTGTTCGACCCCGGCTACTACATGCTGCCCAATTACGATCACAAATACCGTAACTGGAACCGCACGGGTGACGGCTGGGTCGATCTGGACACCGCGATCATGCGCTCCAACGACACCTATTTTTACGACCTCGCGCACAAGGTCGGCATTGATCGGCTGTCTGCGTACCTGAACAAGTTCGGCATCGGGCAGAAGGTCTCGCTGGACATGTTCGAGGAGTCTCCGGGCCTGATGCCGTCCCGAGACTGGAAGCGCATCACCCGTCGTCAGGCCTGGTTCCCGGGCGAGACGCTGATTCTCGGGATTGGTCAGGGCTACATGCAGGCCACCCCGCTGCAACTGGCGCAGGCAACTGCGCTGGTGGCAAACAAGGGCAAATGGAATCGTCCACATTTGGCCAGGACCATTGAAGGCCAGAAGCCAGTGGATGAAAACCCGATGCCTGACATCGTGCTGCGCGATCCGTCCGACTGGGCGAAGGTCAATCACGGCATGCAACAGGTCATGCACGGCGCCCGGGGCACTGCGCGCAAAGCCGCGATTGGTGCGCAGTACCGCATTGCGGGCAAGAGCGGTACGGCCCAGGTTGTGGCCATTCGTCAGGGCGAAAAATACGACCGCTCGAAAGTGCAGGAACGTCACCGCGACCACGCCCTGTTCGTGGGCTTTGCGCCTGCCGACAACCCGAAAATCGTTGTGGCGGTCATGATTGAAAACGGTGAGTCCGGCTCCGGCGCCGCGGCTCCCGTGGTGCGACAGGTCATGGATGCCTGGCTGCTGGACCCGCAAGGTCGTCTGAAACCTGAATACGCCGCCAACACACAGCCTCCGGAGACCGCGGCCCGTGAAGAGTAA
- the rodA gene encoding rod shape-determining protein RodA, giving the protein MRRRATFLQKIHVDGPLLILLLTLAAGSLFVLYSASGKSWDLLIKQTTSFGIGLVSMFVIAQLEPRFMARWVPIAYVLGVLLLVAVDVMGHNAMGATRWINIPGVIRFQPSEFMKIIMPATIAWYLSKRTLPPHLKHVAVSLALIGLPFILIVRQPDLGTSLLILASGTFVLFMAGLRWRWIIGVIAAAVPVAVAMWFFFMHDYQKQRILTFLDPESDPLGTGWNIIQSKAAIGSGGVFGKGWLLGTQSHLDFLPESHTDFIIAVLGEEFGLVGICALLLIYLLLIGRGLVITAQAQTLYGKLLAGSLTMTFFVYVFVNIGMVSGLLPVVGVPLPFISYGGTSLVTLLSAFGVLMSIHTHRKWIAQV; this is encoded by the coding sequence ATGCGCCGACGCGCCACGTTCCTGCAGAAAATCCATGTCGATGGCCCGCTGCTGATCCTGTTGCTCACGCTGGCCGCTGGCAGCCTGTTCGTCCTGTATTCCGCCAGCGGCAAGAGCTGGGACCTGTTGATCAAACAGACCACGTCGTTTGGTATCGGGCTGGTGTCGATGTTTGTCATTGCCCAACTGGAGCCGCGTTTCATGGCGCGCTGGGTGCCGATTGCCTACGTCCTCGGCGTGCTGTTACTGGTGGCGGTGGACGTGATGGGCCACAACGCGATGGGCGCGACCCGCTGGATCAACATTCCGGGGGTGATTCGCTTCCAGCCGTCGGAATTCATGAAGATCATCATGCCGGCGACCATCGCCTGGTACCTGTCCAAACGCACGCTGCCGCCGCACTTGAAGCATGTCGCTGTGAGCCTCGCGCTGATCGGCCTGCCGTTCATTCTGATCGTGCGCCAACCGGACCTCGGCACGTCGCTGCTGATTCTGGCGTCCGGGACGTTCGTGTTGTTCATGGCCGGTTTGCGCTGGCGCTGGATCATCGGCGTGATCGCGGCCGCCGTGCCAGTGGCCGTGGCGATGTGGTTCTTCTTCATGCACGACTATCAGAAGCAGCGAATCCTCACGTTCCTCGACCCGGAAAGCGATCCGCTGGGCACCGGCTGGAATATTATTCAGTCCAAAGCCGCCATCGGTTCGGGCGGCGTGTTCGGTAAAGGCTGGCTGCTCGGCACCCAGTCGCACCTGGACTTCCTGCCTGAAAGCCACACCGACTTCATCATCGCGGTACTGGGCGAAGAGTTCGGCCTGGTGGGGATCTGTGCGCTGCTGTTGATCTATCTGTTGCTGATCGGTCGCGGGCTGGTGATCACTGCGCAGGCGCAGACGCTCTACGGCAAGTTGCTCGCGGGTAGCCTGACCATGACGTTTTTTGTTTACGTTTTCGTCAACATCGGTATGGTCAGCGGTCTGCTGCCGGTCGTGGGGGTGCCGTTGCCCTTCATTAGTTACGGCGGAACTTCGCTGGTGACGCTGCTGTCAGCGTTTGGGGTTTTGATGTCGATCCATACCCACCGCAAGTGGATCGCTCAGGTTTGA
- the mltB gene encoding lytic murein transglycosylase B — protein sequence MQVVRGWAARYAPLVGLMGILGSVQESLAGDYEGSPQVAQFVSDMTRDYGFAGEQLIEVFRNVERKQSILDAISRPAERVKPWKDYRPMFLTEARIARGVDFWRQHEATLARAEQEYGVPAQVIVAIIGVETFFGRNTGNYRVIDALSTLSFDYPPRADFFRKELREYLLLSREEQVDPLTLKGSYAGAMGLPQFMPSSFRAYAVDFDGDGHINIWNDPDDAIGSVASYFKRHGWVAGEPVVSLATVRGDRADEGLSPGIEPVKTVGELRALGWASHDALRDDMPVTAFRLEGDKGPEYWMGLKNFYAITRYNRSVMYAMAVHQLSELLVQARGVK from the coding sequence ATGCAAGTAGTGCGTGGCTGGGCTGCTCGATATGCGCCGCTGGTCGGTCTGATGGGCATCCTCGGGTCCGTGCAGGAATCGCTTGCCGGTGATTATGAAGGCTCGCCTCAGGTCGCCCAGTTCGTCAGCGACATGACCCGGGATTACGGGTTCGCGGGCGAACAGTTGATCGAAGTTTTTCGCAACGTCGAGCGTAAACAGTCGATTCTCGACGCGATTTCCCGCCCCGCCGAACGGGTGAAGCCGTGGAAGGATTACCGCCCGATGTTCCTCACCGAGGCGCGCATCGCACGGGGTGTGGATTTCTGGCGGCAGCATGAGGCGACCCTTGCACGCGCCGAGCAGGAATACGGCGTGCCGGCGCAGGTGATCGTGGCGATCATCGGTGTTGAGACGTTTTTTGGACGCAATACCGGAAATTATCGGGTGATCGATGCATTATCGACCCTGAGTTTCGATTACCCTCCGCGTGCTGACTTCTTTCGCAAAGAGCTGCGCGAGTACCTGTTGCTGTCGCGTGAGGAGCAGGTTGACCCGCTGACGCTCAAGGGCTCGTATGCCGGGGCGATGGGGTTGCCGCAGTTCATGCCGAGCAGTTTCCGGGCGTATGCGGTGGATTTCGACGGCGACGGCCACATCAACATCTGGAACGACCCGGATGATGCAATCGGCAGCGTCGCGAGTTACTTCAAGCGTCACGGCTGGGTCGCGGGTGAACCCGTGGTCAGTCTGGCGACCGTGCGCGGTGACCGTGCCGATGAGGGGCTGAGTCCCGGAATCGAGCCGGTAAAGACCGTCGGGGAGTTGCGAGCCTTGGGGTGGGCGAGTCATGATGCGCTGCGCGATGATATGCCGGTCACGGCGTTTCGCCTCGAAGGCGACAAAGGCCCTGAATACTGGATGGGTTTGAAGAATTTTTACGCAATCACGCGTTACAACCGCAGCGTGATGTACGCCATGGCCGTGCATCAGCTGTCTGAACTGCTTGTTCAAGCTCGGGGCGTCAAGTAA
- a CDS encoding septal ring lytic transglycosylase RlpA family protein, whose protein sequence is MRSLPIKQPLKLMAFTALTLLVVSCSTSRPTQQGNIIRSQPGLDINRAHKDGAPWWDVDVSRIPDAVPTLHTGPYKANPYTVLGKTYFPLTDSASYSQTGTASWYGTKFHGQNTANGEVYDLYGMSAAHKTLPLPSYVRVTNLDNNRTVILRVNDRGPFYSDRIIDLSYAAAKKLGYAEIGTARVKVEGIDPAQYWAQRGKPAPLMLDQPQVAISGPTARPQPAAPVITASAGTIEQWTPPPQQHAAPVSPVPIDAKKNASGQVSGLFLQVGAFANPDAAELLRSKLSGMVRAPVFVSSIARNQQTLYRVRMGPVDTPGEAQQLQNSVRSANLGSPSVVTSDQ, encoded by the coding sequence ATGCGGTCATTGCCGATCAAACAACCATTGAAGCTGATGGCCTTCACGGCGCTGACATTGCTCGTCGTCAGTTGCTCCACCAGTCGACCGACGCAGCAAGGCAACATCATCCGCTCGCAGCCGGGACTGGACATCAATCGGGCACACAAAGATGGCGCTCCGTGGTGGGACGTCGACGTTTCGCGCATCCCTGATGCCGTGCCGACCCTGCACACTGGCCCTTATAAAGCCAACCCATACACCGTGCTCGGCAAAACGTATTTCCCGCTGACCGATTCCGCGAGCTACAGCCAGACCGGCACCGCGTCGTGGTACGGCACCAAGTTCCATGGCCAGAACACCGCCAACGGCGAAGTGTATGACCTGTACGGCATGAGCGCGGCGCACAAGACCTTGCCGCTGCCGAGCTACGTTCGCGTGACCAACCTGGACAACAATCGCACGGTGATCCTGCGGGTCAACGACCGTGGACCGTTCTATTCAGACCGGATCATCGACCTGTCCTACGCCGCCGCCAAGAAACTCGGGTATGCCGAGATCGGCACGGCGCGCGTGAAAGTCGAAGGCATCGACCCCGCTCAATATTGGGCCCAGCGTGGCAAGCCTGCGCCGTTGATGCTGGATCAGCCGCAAGTTGCGATCAGCGGTCCGACCGCCAGGCCACAACCTGCTGCGCCGGTGATCACGGCATCGGCGGGTACCATCGAACAATGGACGCCACCACCGCAGCAGCACGCCGCACCCGTATCGCCTGTACCGATCGACGCAAAAAAAAACGCTTCCGGACAAGTGTCTGGGCTGTTTCTCCAAGTGGGAGCCTTCGCCAACCCGGACGCTGCGGAACTCCTGAGGTCGAAACTGAGCGGGATGGTTCGGGCCCCGGTTTTCGTGAGCTCGATAGCGCGCAATCAACAGACGCTCTATCGCGTGCGGATGGGACCGGTCGACACGCCGGGTGAAGCCCAGCAACTGCAGAACAGCGTCAGGTCGGCGAACCTGGGGTCGCCGAGCGTCGTGACGTCTGATCAGTAA